The following coding sequences are from one Homalodisca vitripennis isolate AUS2020 chromosome 7, UT_GWSS_2.1, whole genome shotgun sequence window:
- the LOC124366439 gene encoding kinesin-like protein KIF23, with protein MMRNQASAYRTPASKAQPQTCQVKEPIHVYCRIRPMENQSETACLKMISPSTVQMLSPETAINYRDGYLRETQYTFSYVFDPNTNQKAVFEHVALPLVDNLLQGKNGLLFTYGITGSGKTFTMTGSPQDNGIMPRALDVIFNSIANLQAKKYIFKPDKLNGFEIQSEEDAKAEGLKEIQTQLQKPKTPKVRRMESDWLNRVPEETKIEDIDEDNMYAVFVTYVEIYNNCVYDLLDDNFEELATKHKGPQSKLVREDGAKNMYVHGVTEVEVKSTEEAFEVFNKGLRRKRMAHNSLNAESSRSHSTFTVRLVQAPLDMYGETMLQDKQKISISQLSFVDLAGSERTSRTNTAGMRLREAGTINNSLMTLRICLEILRENQMNGTNKPVPYRESKLTHLFRNFFDGECIVRVIVCVNPRSDDYDENMHVMKFAEMSQEVQVVKPTPLRNIDNLPSGRRQANQIFKRAMANLNDMGANTENVPIEVGVPAVYSLASQFPSLCLSGADDDRTLKTLMMFLEFEIAKRKKFESEADVKAKDFRQRLVEQEKELLMLRHQSALVSADLVHYKEKVQSLESQVVKAELDASNAKKQSQGYERVIKRLQDEIQEKDQALSRRLQDRERDKQRFQSKIAQTAEKMSQQMELKLTDQKRKLELEMRQKDKKLQQVKRILSDEALSTPRSGLPSSYDLRTSSTESLSTPASATPSSVTVRRKGPYTPVPPSRPTPECRTRPATAVSNPRHRRSRSVSDDRWLEHRPPAPVPLNTVMQPVIKKRKSITKLTDVKDLANPKTSKYCLMTQEQDSEGDMETHIYKGDVVPTCGGGAQVILNDVEILKQKSPGSSPTRKRSGNVANVEEKCCVSIEGHSKRSKY; from the exons atgat gcgAAACCAGGCTTCGGCTTATAGGACGCCTGCGAGCAAAGCACAACCACAAACATGCCAAGTCAAAGAACCCATTCATGTCTACTGCAGAATAAGACCTATGGAAAACCAGAGCGAAACTGCTTGTTTGAAGATGATTTCACCTTCCACTGTACAGATGCTTTCACCCGAAACGGCAATAAACTATCGGGACGGTTATTTGAGGGAGACTCAATATACGTTCAGCTATGTATTTGATCCGAATACAAATCAGAAAGCTGTCTTTGAACATGTTGCTTTACCTTTAGTTGATAATCTGCTTCAAGGAAAGAACGGGTTGTTGTTTACGTATGGTATCACGGGCAGCGGTAAGACCTTTACAATGACCGGGTCCCCTCAAGATAATGGTATTATGCCGAGAGCTCTAGATGTAATTTTCAACAGTATTGCAAATTTACAAgccaaaaagtatatttttaaaccgGATAAGCTGAACGGCTTTGAAATACAAAGTGAAGAAGATGCCAAAGCTGAAGGACTTAAGGAAATACAAACCCAGTTGCAAAAACCAAAAACCCCTAAAGTTCGaag AATGGAGAGTGATTGGTTGAATCGGGTGCCAGAGGAGACAAAAATAGAGGATATAGATGAAGATAACATGTATGCCGTGTTTGTCACATATGTAGAGATTTACAACAACTGTGTCTACGATTTGTTGGATGACAACTTTGAAGAACTGGCCACCAAACACAA GGGACCCCAAAGTAAATTGGTGAGAGAAGATGGGGCCAAGAACATGTACGTACACGGAGTGACCGAGGTGGAAGTAAAATCCACAGAAGAAGCATTCGAGGTGTTCAACAAGGGATTGCGCCGTAAGCGGATGGCACACAACTCTCTGAACGCGGAGTCCAGCAGGAGTCACTCAACCTTCACTGTACGTCTGGTGCAGGCGCCACTGGACATGTACGGGGAGACCATGCTGCAGGACAAGCAGAAAATATCTATAAGTCAGCTGTCCTTTGTGGATCTGGCCGGGAGTGAAAGGACCAGTCGTACCAACACGGCAGGGATGCGGCTTAGAGAAGCGG GGACCATCAACAACTCCCTGATGACATTGCGTATCTGCCTGGAGATTCTGCGGGAGAATCAGATGAACGGGACCAACAAACCTGTGCCTTACCGAGAGTCGAAGCTCACCCATCTGTTCAGGAACTTCTTCGACGGAGAGTGTATAGTGAGGGTGATAGTTTGTGTGAACCCCCGGTCGGACGATTACGACGAGAACATGCACGTGATGAAGTTTGCCGAGATGAGTCAAGAGGTACAGGTGGTGAAGCCTACGCCACTGCGCAACATCGACAACTTGCCCTCGGGCCGTCGTCAGGCCAACCAG ATCTTCAAACGAGCGATGGCTAACCTCAACGACATGGGAGCCAACACTGAGAATGTACCAATCGAGGTGGGAGTCCCGGCTGTGTACAG TCTGGCTTCACAGTTTCCCAGCCTATGTCTCAGTGGGGCGGACGATGACAGAACGCTCAAGACCCTCATGATGTTCTTGGAGTTTGAGATCGCGAAAAGGAAGAAATTTGAATCGGAAGCAGATGTGAAAG CGAAAGATTTCCGGCAACGCCTAGTTGAACAAGAAAAGGAACTTCTAATGTTGAGACATCAGAGTGCTCTTGTTTCAGCTGACCTTGTTCATTATAAGGAGAAG GTTCAATCTCTTGAGTCCCAAGTCGTCAAAGCAGAACTGGATGCAAGCAACGCCAAAAAGCAGTCTCAGGGATATGAAAGAGTAATCAAACGATTACAAGATGAG ATCCAGGAGAAGGACCAGGCACTCAGTAGACGGCTACAGGATAGGGAGAGAGATAAGCAGCGGTTCCAGTCCAAGATCGCTCAGACTGCGGAGAAAATGTCTCAGCAAATGGAACTAAAATTGACCGATCAGAAAAGAAAACTGGAG CTGGAGATGAGGCAGAAGGACAAGAAGCTACAACAGGTGAAGCGGATTCTGTCTGACGAGGCTCTGAGCACTCCTCGCTCCGGCTTGCCCTCCAGCTATGATCTGCGGACCAGTTCCACTGAGAGCTTGTCCACCCCCGCCTCTGCCACGCCCTCCTCCGTCACTGTGCGCAGGAAG GGTCCGTACACTCCCGTGCCGCCCAGCCGCCCCACTCCCGAGTGCAGGACTCGGCCGGCGACTGCAGTCAGCAACCCTCGCCACCGCCGCAGTCGCTCAGTGAGTGACGACAGGTGGCTGGAGCACCGCCCTCCCGCTCCTGTACCACTCAACACTGTCATGCAGCCTGTCATCAAGAAACGCAAGTCCATCACCAAACTTACCGATGTCAAGGACCTGGCCAACCCCAAGACCTCCAAGTATTGCTTGATGACACAAGAACAGGACTCGGAAGGCGATATGGAGACACACATCTACAAG GGTGACGTGGTGCCCACGTGTGGAGGAGGTGCTCAGGTGATACTCAACGATGTTGAGATTCTGAAGCAGAAGTCGCCCGGCTCCTCTCCGACGCGTAAGCGCAGTGGCAACGTCGCAAATGTCGAGGAAAAGTGTTGCGTCTCCATCGAAGGCCACTCCAAGCGGTCCAAGTATTAG